In Kaistella sp. 97-N-M2, the sequence GATGACCGCAGTTACGAACAGGTTCTTCAGCAATATTGGAACGGCGACGAAACTTTGCAAAAACTTCACGAAGAATTTTCCGAAAACACCATTTCCAACTTTTATATGCCTTACAGCATTGCCCCGAATTTCCTTATCGACGGAAAATTATTTGCGCTGCCTATGGCCGTAGAAGAAAGTTCCGTAGTCGCGGCGGCTTCGAAGGCTGCGAAATTCTGGATCGATAAAGGCGGGTTCAAAACAACCATCATCAACACGAAGAAATTAGGTCACACCCATTTTATAATGGCCGTGGAACCTCATAAAATACTGCATTTTTTCAATTTCAAATTAAAGAAAAGATTATTTGAAGCAACCGAAGCCGTAACGAAAAACATGCGCAACCGCGGCGGCGGAATCTTAAACATCCGTCTGATCGACAAAACCGTCGATCTCGAAAATTATTTTCAGCTGAAAGCCAGTTTCGACACGGTGGATTCCATGGGCGCGAATTTCATTAATTCGTGTTTGGAGCAGTTTGGAAAAACCTTGGTTGAAGAGGTTCAAAAAGACGAAGAATTCACGCAGGAAGAAAAAGATTCTTTACAGATCGTGATGAACATTTTGTCCAACTTTACGCCGGACTGTATTGTGCGCGCGGAAGTTTCCTGTAAAATCGAGGATCTGAAGGACGACAGCGGCATTTCCAACGAGGAATTCGCAACCAAATTCAAACGTGCCGTTACAATTGCCGAAATCGAACCTTTCCGCGCCACCACACATAACAAAGGAATTATGAACGGTGTTGATGCCGTTGTGATCGCAACCGGAAACGATTTTCGCGCGACCGAAGCCTGCGCTCATGCGTACGCGGCAAAAGACGGAAAATATTCAAGTCTAACGCATTGCACGATCAATAACGGAATTTTTAGATTCTGGATCGATTTGCCGATTTCCGTGGGCGTTGTCGGTGGTTTAACCAATCTTCATCCACTGGTGAAATTCTCGTTGGCACTTTTAGGAAAGCCTTCTGCGCAGGAGCTCATGAGCATTTTAGCCGTTTCGGGTTTGGCCCAAAATTTCGGCGCTCTGCGTTCCCTGGTGACTACTGGTATTCAAAAAGGTCACATGAAAATGCATCTGTTTAATATTTTGAATCAGCTTGGCGCGACGGAAGAGGAGAAAAATCATTTTGTAACGTATTTTAAAGACAAAACCGTAACGCATCATGAAGTTATTAATGAATTTAACCATCTAAGAAATAAATAAATGTTCGGAATCATCTTAGCCGTCGCCATCATGGTTTTCGGTATCTTTCTTAAAACCACCAACGACCCGAAATTCGCAGGTTCCAAAAAATTTTCCTGGATGTTTATTATTCTGGGCATTTTAAGTGTGGTAGGGAAATTAGTCATCAT encodes:
- a CDS encoding hydroxymethylglutaryl-CoA reductase, degradative, which codes for MNHSPVEGFSKLSKQRKIDWLIKEYLSDDRSYEQVLQQYWNGDETLQKLHEEFSENTISNFYMPYSIAPNFLIDGKLFALPMAVEESSVVAAASKAAKFWIDKGGFKTTIINTKKLGHTHFIMAVEPHKILHFFNFKLKKRLFEATEAVTKNMRNRGGGILNIRLIDKTVDLENYFQLKASFDTVDSMGANFINSCLEQFGKTLVEEVQKDEEFTQEEKDSLQIVMNILSNFTPDCIVRAEVSCKIEDLKDDSGISNEEFATKFKRAVTIAEIEPFRATTHNKGIMNGVDAVVIATGNDFRATEACAHAYAAKDGKYSSLTHCTINNGIFRFWIDLPISVGVVGGLTNLHPLVKFSLALLGKPSAQELMSILAVSGLAQNFGALRSLVTTGIQKGHMKMHLFNILNQLGATEEEKNHFVTYFKDKTVTHHEVINEFNHLRNK